The genomic window CTCTTCTTGATTTACCATTATCAATTGGTTGTTTACTGTCGAAGGAAATTTTATAATCTTTATCAACGGTACGACCATAAGAAAGTCCATTGGCTGTAAGCCAATATTGCAGTCTTTCTTTTTCGGCCGGCTGCAAGTTGATAAAATAGTTTTGAGAACGTAAAAAACCCAAAACATTTCTTGCCCTGTCTTGCGACAGCTTCATGTTATCAATATAAGGGTCTCCAGACAGTTTAATAGGTTTACTGTCTGTGTGTCCCTCAATTCGAATTTCAGCAATTTTATCGTGATATTTTTTTTGCAACACAACATGAAGGTATTTTGGAAGAAAGTCGCTCAAGATAGTTCGAAAGTGGGTAGTGATATCGGCGCTGCCTTCGCTAAAAAAAGCACTTGTGGATTTGTAAATTTTATTGATAAGTCATTGTCAAGCTTCAAATTCCATTTGGCGAAGTCATTTTTAAAAGCTTTGTTAAGTTCATTGTATAGGGAGACTTTTGACTCTTCATAGTCTTTAAATATTTGATTCTGTTCTTTCTGCCTTTTTTCTACTAGTGCCATATAGGAAATTGACATAAATAGAAAAATTACCATTAAGACCGTCATAAGGTCTGCTAGAGGAATCCAATGACTTTCTTTTTTTGTTCCTGACATTTATGCAACGGAGTATTTTATCAAATTATGTGGAATAGTTATAAATGGAAACAACGATGAGAACTTGTAATTGTAGTTCATGGATTATTAAGTAAGCGTTTATTTCAATAGATTTAAATATGCAATGCAATGAAAAATACAATATGATTTCAGTTATCTGTGAAAAAATGATCTAATTTTAAGTAGAATCTCAAAAATATTGATTTAAGCTCAATACCTCTCCACCGCCCCGTGCAACTGCTCCCTAAACCCATAAATCTCATCCAAGCTATTT from Pedobacter sp. SL55 includes these protein-coding regions:
- a CDS encoding OmpA family protein; the protein is MSDFLPKYLHVVLQKKYHDKIAEIRIEGHTDSKPIKLSGDPYIDNMKLSQDRARNVLGFLRSQNYFINLQPAEKERLQYWLTANGLSYGRTVDKDYKISFDSKQPIDNGKSRRVEFRIVTTSEAIINEALKNINE